One genomic window of Medicago truncatula cultivar Jemalong A17 chromosome 1, MtrunA17r5.0-ANR, whole genome shotgun sequence includes the following:
- the LOC11430321 gene encoding cytokinin hydroxylase: MEFIWLCGIFVVLLATLCLLLLLILTFSWWIFPIQIHKKLKRNGFGGPTPSFPFGNIEEMKRKNSIKSCVASSNLTNDIHSQVFPYFSSWQKSFGKVFIYWLGTEPFLYIANAEFLKKMSTEVMAKRWGKPSVFRNDRDPMFGSGLVMVEGNDWVRHRHIVAPAFNPLNLKVMASMMIESTNQMIDRWTSQINFGNHEIDMEKEIITIAGEIIAKTSFGAEDENAKEVFDKLRALQMTLFNTNRYVGVPFGKYFNVKKNLEAKKLGKEIDKLLLSIVEARKNSPKQNSQKDLLGLLLKENNEDGKLGKTLTSREVVDECKTFFFGGHETTALAITWTLLLLATHEDWQNQLREEIKEVVGNNELDITMLSGLKKMKCVMNEVLRLYPPAPNVQRQAREDIQVDDVTVPNGTNMWIDVVAMHHDPELWGDDVNEFKPERFMDDVNGGCKHKMGYLPFGFGGRMCVGRNLTFMEYKIVLTILLSNFTFKVSPSYQHSPAIMLSLRPAHGLPLIVQPLN, translated from the exons ATGGAGTTTATATGGCTATGTGGCATCTTTGTTGTCTTGTTGGCAACACTATGCCTCTTATTGCTCTTGATACTAACATTTTCTTGGTGGATTTTCCCTATCCAAATACACAAGAAGCTTAAAAGAAATGGGTTTGGAGGACCAACTCCAAGTTTTCCATTTGGAAACAttgaagagatgaaaagaaagaatAGCATTAAATCTTGCGTTGCATCCTCAAATCTCACAAATGATATTCACTCACAAGTTTTTCCTTACTTTTCTTCTTGGCAAAAATCATTCG GTAAGGTGTTCATTTACTGGCTAGGTACAGAACCATTTTTGTACATTGCGAATGCAGAATTCTTGAAGAAAATGTCAACAGAAGTGATGGCAAAGAGATGGGGAAAGCCAAGTGTTTTTAGAAATGATAGAGATCCCATGTTTGGAAGTGGGTTGGTCATGGTCGAGGGTAATGATTGGGTACGTCACCGTCACATTGTTGCACCAGCATTCAATCCCCTTAACCTCAAG GTGATGGCTAGCATGATGATTGAGTCTACAAATCAAATGATAGATAGATGGACTAGCCAAATAAACTTTGGCAACCATGAAATCGACATGGAGAAAGAAATTATAACAATAGCCGGAGAGATCATAGCAAAAACAAGTTTTGGTGCGGAGGATGAAAATGCTAAAGAGGTGTTTGACAAATTAAGAGCCTTACAAATGACTCTCTTTAACACCAATCGATATGTAGGAGTTCCCTTTGGCAAGTACTTTAATGTCAAGAAAAACTTAGAGGCCAAAAAACTTGGCAAAGAAATCGACAAACTCTTATTGTCAATTGTAGAAGCTAGGAAAAATTCACCTAaacaaaattctcaaaaagATTTATTAGGGTTGTtgctaaaagaaaataatgaagatggaaaattggGAAAGACACTTACATCAAGAGAAGTAGTTGATGAATGCAAGACTTTCTTCTTTGGTGGACATGAAACAACAGCACTTGCTATCACATGGACTTTGTTGCTTCTTGCTACACATGAAGATTGGCAAAATCAATTAAGAGAAGAGATTAAAGAAGTTGTGGGAAACAATGAGCTTGATATCACTATGCTTTCTGGTTTAAAGAAG ATGAAATGTGTGATGAATGAAGTTCTAAGACTATACCCACCAGCACCAAATGTGCAAAGACAAGCAAGAGAAGATATTCAAGTTGATGATGTAACAGTGCCTAATGGAACAAACATGTGGATTGATGTAGTAGCGATGCACCATGACCCAGAATTATGGGGAGATGATGTGAATGAGTTCAAACCAGAGAGGTTCATGGATGATGTTAATGGTGGATGCAAACACAAGATGGGGTATTTACCTTTTGGATTTGGAGGGAGAATGTGTGTTGGTAGAAACTTGACATTTATGGAGTACAAGATAGTGTTAACAATACTTCTCTCTAACTTCACTTTTAAGGTTTCGCCAAGTTATCAACATTCACCAGCCATCATGCTCTCCCTAAGGCCAGCTCATGGACTTCCACTCATTGTTCAACCCCTTAATTAG
- the LOC11428504 gene encoding cytokinin hydroxylase: protein MELIRLDCIIVTMLATLCLLLLLILTFSWWVFPILKHKKLKSCGLGGPTPRFPLGNIEEMKIKDNVAYSHLSHDIHANVLPYFSSWQKLHGKVFIYWLGTEPFLYIAGAEFLKKMSTEVMAKRWGKPSVFRNDREPMFGSGLVMVEGNDWVRHRHIIAPAFNPLNLKAMARTMIVSTNQMIDRWTSQIKLGKHEIDVEKEIIATAGEIIAKTSFGMEDENAREVLHKLRTLQMTLFNSNRYVGVPFGKYFNVKKNLEAEKLGKEIDRILLSIVEARKKSLKNNSYQDLLSLLLKENSDVSQSAKTLTTREVVDECKTFFFGGHETTALAITWTLLLLATHEDWQNQLREEIKEVVGNNEFDVTMLAGLKKMKWVMNEVLRLYPPAPNVQRQAREDIQVDDVTVPNGTNMWIDVVAMHHDPELWGDDVNDFKPERFMDDVNGGCKHKMGYLPFGFGGRMCVGRNLTFMEYKIVLTILLSNFTFKVSPGYHHSPAIMLSLRPAHGLPLIVQPLN from the exons ATGGAGTTGATAAGGCTAGATTGCATTATTGTTACCATGTTGGCAACACTTTGCCTCTTGTTGCTCTTGATACTCACATTTTCTTGGTGGGTTTTCCCAATCCTAAAACATAAAAAGCTTAAGAGTTGTGGGTTAGGAGGACCAACCCCAAGGTTTCCACTTGGAAACAttgaagagatgaaaataaaagataacGTTGCATACTCACATCTATCACATGATATTCACGCTAACGTTTTACCCTACTTTTCTTCTTGGCAAAAATTACATG GTAAGGTGTTCATTTACTGGCTAGGTACGGAACCATTTTTGTACATTGCGGGTGCAGAATTCTTGAAGAAAATGTCAACAGAGGTGATGGCAAAGAGATGGGGGAAGCCAAGTGTTTTTAGAAATGATAGAGAACCTATGTTTGGAAGTGGGTTGGTCATGGTCGAGGGCAATGATTGGGTTCGTCACCGCCACATTATTGCACCAGCATTCAATCCTCTTAACCTCAAG GCCATGGCAAGAACAATGATTGTGTCTACAAATCAAATGATAGATAGATGGACTAGCCAGATAAAATTAGGCAAACATGAAATCGACGTGGAGAAAGAAATTATAGCAACAGCAGGAGAGATCATAGCGAAAACAAGTTTTGGCATGGAAGATGAAAATGCTAGAGAGGTGCTTCACAAATTAAGAACTTTACAAATGACTCTCTTTAACTCCAATAGGTATGTAGGTGTTCCCTTTGGCAAGTATTTTAATGTCAAGAAAAATCTAGAGGCTGAAAAACTTGGCAAAGAAATCGACAGAATCTTGTTGTCTATTGTCGAAGCTCGAAAGAAGTCACTGAAAAACAATTCTTACCAAGATTTATTGAGTTTGTTGCTAAAAGAAAATAGTGATGTTAGCCAATCTGCAAAGACATTAACAACACGAGAAGTAGTTGATGAATGCAAAACTTTCTTCTTTGGTGGACATGAAACAACAGCACTTGCTATCACATGGACTTTGTTGCTTCTTGCTACACATGAAGATTGGCAAAATCAATTAAGAGAAGAGATTAAAGAAGTTGTGGGAAACAATGAGTTTGATGTCACGATGCTTGCTGGTCTAAAGAAG ATGAAATGGGTGATGAATGAAGTTCTAAGACTATACCCACCAGCACCAAATGTGCAAAGACAAGCAAGAGAAGACATTCAAGTTGATGATGTAACAGTGCCTAATGGAACCAACATGTGGATTGATGTAGTAGCGATGCACCATGACCCAGAATTATGGGGAGATGATGTGAATGATTTCAAACCAGAGAGGTTCATGGATGATGTTAATGGTGGATGCAAACACAAGATGGGGTATTTACCTTTTGGATTTGGAGGGAGAATGTGTGTTGGTAGAAACTTGACATTTATGGAGTACAAGATAGTGTTAACAATACTTCTCTCTAACTTCACTTTTAAGGTTTCGCCAGGTTACCATCATTCACCAGCCATCATGCTCTCCCTAAGGCCAGCTCATGGACTTCCTCTCATTGTTCAACCCCTTAATTAG